The Bacteroidales bacterium DNA segment TATGATTTTAATGTGTTTATTGCTTTTTTTAAACTTTTTCGTTTAAAAATATCACCGCCGATTGCTTTTATAAGTTTTGAAAACGTATCATATCTGGCAAAAAAATCAATATCGTGCGTAATTTTTACTTGATATTTATGTTTATTTTCAAATTTAAGACCTAAATAAGAAAACATATTTCTTAACATTTCAAGATATTCATTCACAACAGGTCTTTCATTAAAACTATGTTTAACAGAAAGTTGTAAATCATCAGGAACTCTGTTGTGTTTATCTTTTTCTGAAATTACATGCTCTTCCCAACGTGTCAGCATAAAAAATGAAGATGCAAAAATATCAATTCCGCAAGTTATTTTATTTTCTGAAATTTCAATTTTCTCATTTCCGTAGATAACAGGAATATTTTTTTCGGAAGTGAACCGGTTTTCGGCAAAAATTACCTTATAGGGAATGTTTTTTTCTTTCAGGTAGGATAAATCTTCGGGAAAATTGTTGAAAAACGCATCTTTTATTTCAATTTCTTTATTTTGAAATAAAATTTTATATGAGTTTAATTCAACAATTTCAATTTTATAGTTAATACCGAGAAACTCCGAAAAGATAATATCAACTATGTATTTTCTTTCTTGAATATTGTTGTTCGGTATTCTGATTTTCAAATTCATTTATCAATTCTCAAATATTTCCTTCAAAACTTTTTCTTCATTCTCCCAGCATAATTCTGTCGATGCTTTTTTCAAATTTTCTTTCCAAATTTTGCGTTTCTCAACATTATTTAGCATAAAATCTATCTTTTCGGCAATATGTTCGGGGTTATGATTTTCTATAAAACAACCGATATCATAAGTTTTTACGACATTCTCAATTTCGGGCAAACGACTTGCAAGAACAGGTACATTTGCTCTTATATAATCAAATAACTTATTGGGCAATGTATAGTAATAATTCAAGCCTATATTTTCTTCAAGCGAAATTCCTATGTCGGCAATTTTAGTATAATTATAAAGAGAATAAAACGGAACTTTTCCGAGAAAAATAACTTTATCATTTAAATTAAGTTTATCAGAAAGCCGTTGTATTTCAAAAACTACATCTCCCTCTCCTATTATCAAAAAAACAGCATCATCAATAAATTGCATTGCTTTTATTGTTTGTTCAATTCCTCTTCCGATATTTACAGCTCCCTGATATAAAATAACTTTTTTATTCTTGGTTTTCAAAGAAAGTTCATGTTTTTCCTTCTTGTATAACAGTTCACAATTAGGAATATTACGAACAACTTTCATTTTAATGTCGTATTTTTTATTGTATATCTCTGCTATTGAGCTACATACGGTATAAGAATGTTTTATTTTCGGCAAGATGCGTTTTTCAATATTTTCCCAAATTCGTTTTATTTTCGGTCGGTTCACAAGTTCCGGCACTTCGGTAAAATATTCGTGACTGTCGTAAACCAACTTCTTCTTCCTGAATTTCAAAGCCAAATAATTTGCAGGCAAAGTATCCAAATCATTTGAAAGAAAAATATCTGCTTTTACAAAAAGTAAAAAGAAAAATAAACGAATATTGTAACAAGCATAAAACATTACTCCTTTGTTGAAAATAAGTTTAAAACGTTTTGTTTGATATTCTCTGTTAACAGGCAAACTTTTTTTCAACTTCCTTCCGACAAGCAAAACCTCAAAACCAAATTTAATTAATGAACTTGCAACTTTATGAACCCGATTATCGGTAACAAGGTCATTAGTAACGGAAATTATTATTTTCGGTTTTTTTTCAAACATTCAAGTTAATTACTTAAGTTGAAATCCCATTCCGAGAGTTCTGAAATAAAATCATAATAATTAAATTCAAGTTTTATTGGTGTTACAGTTGCATACCCGTTATCAATTTGGTAAATATCATTGTCGGTTTTGCCTTCATCTTTATTGGTCAACTTGCCGGTTATCCAAACAAAGTTACGTTTGTGAGGGTCGTTTGCTTTTACAAATTTCTCACCCCAAACTCCGTTTGCTCCTTTCATTGCTTTTACTCCTTTAATTTTAACTTTCGTAACATCAGGAAAATTGACATTCAAACAAACACCCTCGGGAAGTTCCTTTCTTATAAGTTCCGAAATAATTTTTTCAATATACGGAACCGCATCTTCAAAATCAGCATTCGGGTCATGATTGTCAACCGAGAAACCTACGGATTTTATATCGTGCATTGCTCCCTCAATTGCTGCTGCCATAGTTCCTGAATACAAAACGCTTACCGATGTATTGGCTCCGTGATTAATTCCGGAAAGTATTAAGTCGAATTTTCTGTTTGGTGCTATTTCATGTAGTGCAATTTTAACGCAGTCAACCGGAGTACCGGAAGTTGAATATTCTGCATAATGCTCTGTTTCAATAACTTTATCAATTTTTATAGGTATTGCTTGTGTAATTGAATGCGATTTTGCAGACTGCGGGGCATCCGGGGCAACAACCAAAACATCTCCGAACTTTTTTGCCGTTTCAATCAATATTCTTAATCCTTTTGCTGTTATTCCGTCATCGTTTGTTACTAATATATATGGTCTTTTTTCTGTCATTCTGTTTCTTTTTATTAGAT contains these protein-coding regions:
- a CDS encoding glycosyltransferase, giving the protein MFEKKPKIIISVTNDLVTDNRVHKVASSLIKFGFEVLLVGRKLKKSLPVNREYQTKRFKLIFNKGVMFYACYNIRLFFFLLFVKADIFLSNDLDTLPANYLALKFRKKKLVYDSHEYFTEVPELVNRPKIKRIWENIEKRILPKIKHSYTVCSSIAEIYNKKYDIKMKVVRNIPNCELLYKKEKHELSLKTKNKKVILYQGAVNIGRGIEQTIKAMQFIDDAVFLIIGEGDVVFEIQRLSDKLNLNDKVIFLGKVPFYSLYNYTKIADIGISLEENIGLNYYYTLPNKLFDYIRANVPVLASRLPEIENVVKTYDIGCFIENHNPEHIAEKIDFMLNNVEKRKIWKENLKKASTELCWENEEKVLKEIFEN
- the surE gene encoding 5'/3'-nucleotidase SurE; this encodes MTEKRPYILVTNDDGITAKGLRILIETAKKFGDVLVVAPDAPQSAKSHSITQAIPIKIDKVIETEHYAEYSTSGTPVDCVKIALHEIAPNRKFDLILSGINHGANTSVSVLYSGTMAAAIEGAMHDIKSVGFSVDNHDPNADFEDAVPYIEKIISELIRKELPEGVCLNVNFPDVTKVKIKGVKAMKGANGVWGEKFVKANDPHKRNFVWITGKLTNKDEGKTDNDIYQIDNGYATVTPIKLEFNYYDFISELSEWDFNLSN